The proteins below are encoded in one region of Marinobacter sp. F4206:
- the sufD gene encoding Fe-S cluster assembly protein SufD, giving the protein MKPAPTLSTAFLHPAGQSLPEPLLALRKQRGTALVDMPLPTRKTENWKYSSKYLKLTDDMAISLPAEGKAGSSLAVPGYKVVFLNGVMMPEASEYPDLDGISIQNFGDLSDEEATELADRLDSTLDNKAVQMARLNSARFEDGLLIRLKPDAVLDQPLFIVHEVTASASGSAFPRIFVDAGRHSQITLVEEYISSGSEAVMVNTVTEFNLADGANVTSVRLNMEGENVQHIGATGVRQQRSSRFESHCVGFGGPLRRHDLQVRLEGEGAECKLNGVVVTQGKQHYDNHTNIEHVAAHCNSEETYRNIAADQSHAVFNGRIHIHQDAQKSNADMNNKNLLLSNGAEIDTKPELEIYADDVKCAHGATIGQLDEISLFYLVSRGIGRRQANVLLTMAFINELVEQIPVEAVRDTAQTRLNQFFDQTFEEA; this is encoded by the coding sequence ATGAAACCCGCACCAACTCTTTCCACCGCGTTTCTGCACCCGGCCGGACAATCCCTGCCGGAGCCGCTGCTTGCCCTGCGCAAGCAGCGTGGCACTGCGCTGGTCGACATGCCGCTGCCAACGCGGAAGACGGAAAACTGGAAGTACTCCAGCAAGTACCTGAAGCTGACCGACGACATGGCTATTTCCCTGCCAGCCGAAGGTAAGGCCGGCAGCAGCCTCGCGGTGCCCGGTTACAAGGTGGTATTCCTGAATGGCGTCATGATGCCGGAGGCGAGCGAGTATCCGGATCTCGACGGCATCTCCATTCAGAATTTCGGCGACCTTTCCGACGAGGAAGCGACCGAATTGGCTGACCGTCTGGACAGCACCCTGGACAACAAGGCCGTGCAAATGGCCCGTCTGAACTCGGCCCGCTTCGAGGATGGCCTGCTGATCCGCCTGAAGCCGGACGCGGTTCTCGATCAGCCGCTGTTTATTGTCCATGAAGTCACAGCAAGCGCGAGCGGTTCTGCGTTTCCGAGAATCTTTGTCGACGCCGGCCGGCACAGCCAGATCACCCTGGTTGAGGAGTATATTTCCAGCGGCTCGGAAGCCGTGATGGTCAACACGGTCACGGAATTCAACCTGGCCGACGGCGCCAACGTCACCAGCGTGCGCCTGAACATGGAAGGTGAAAACGTGCAGCACATCGGCGCTACCGGCGTTCGCCAGCAACGCAGCTCCCGCTTCGAGAGTCACTGCGTCGGTTTCGGTGGCCCCCTGCGCCGCCACGACCTGCAGGTTCGCCTGGAAGGTGAAGGCGCGGAGTGCAAGCTTAACGGGGTGGTCGTCACCCAGGGCAAACAGCACTACGACAACCACACCAACATCGAGCATGTCGCGGCCCACTGCAACAGCGAAGAGACCTACCGCAACATTGCGGCCGACCAGTCTCACGCGGTCTTCAATGGTCGCATTCATATCCATCAGGACGCCCAGAAGTCCAATGCCGATATGAACAACAAAAACCTGCTGCTGTCCAACGGAGCAGAGATCGATACCAAGCCGGAGCTTGAGATCTACGCGGATGATGTGAAGTGCGCCCACGGCGCCACCATCGGCCAGCTGGATGAAATCTCCCTGTTCTATCTGGTCTCTCGCGGTATCGGTCGGCGCCAGGCCAACGTGCTGTTGACCATGGCCTTTATCAATGAGCTGGTCGAACAGATTCCGGTGGAAGCAGTTCGCGACACCGCACAAACGCGGCTGAACCAGTTCTTCGACCAGACCTTCGAGGAGGCGTAA